One genomic window of Oncorhynchus clarkii lewisi isolate Uvic-CL-2024 chromosome 5, UVic_Ocla_1.0, whole genome shotgun sequence includes the following:
- the LOC139409985 gene encoding E3 ubiquitin-protein ligase RNF34-like isoform X1 has product MYKAGASSMWASCCGLLNEVMGTGTVRGQQPGFGAGAGPFRFAPSAGYSTYPPTSAGSVGQLCKACGLAFSVFRRKHICSDCKKSFCALCSVLQENLRCCTTCHLLRGTAFQRPQLMALRVKDLRQYLLLRNIPTDTCREKEDLVDLVLCHLEAGENTSTQGAVEEEEEEEDTDSLHSLPHSLHASPPSATRRSASEQSVLSASQGDAPLSRSDSSGTAQSQPHGEAPTIPLLHLEPAREPIIEVSPVTQRRMRASLSDLDNEGDIESLSVRQLKEILARNFVNYSGCCEKWELIERVHRLYRENEQNRKSMENVSNINSMTAVVAYPPPICNGAVGDSMKAQLASDDHLCRICMDAVIDCVLLECGHMVTCTKCGMRMSECPICRQYVVRAVHVFKS; this is encoded by the exons GCAGGGGCATCGTCCATGTGGGCATCATGCTGCGGGCTGCTGAACGAGGTGATGGGCACCGGGACGGTGCGCGGGCAGCAGCCAGGGTTCGGGGCCGGGGCGGGACCCTTCCGCTTTGCCCCCAGCGCCGGGTACTCCACCTACCCCCCCACCAGCGCAGGGAGTGTAGGTCAGCTCTGCAAGGCCTGTGGGCTGGCCTTCTCTGTCTTCAGGCGCAAG caCATTTGCTCGGACTGTAAGAAGAGTTTCTGTGCCCTGTGCTCGGTGCTGCAGGAGAACCTCCGCTGCTGCACCACCTGTCACCTCCTGCGTGGCACAGCCTTCCAGAGACCACAGCTCATGGCGCTGCGCGTTAAAGACCTGCGCCAGTACCTGCTGCTGCGCAACATCCCCACAGACACCTGCAGGGAGAAGGAGGACCTGGTGGACCTGGTGCTCTGCCACCTGGAAGCAGGGGAAAACACCTCCACACAAGGagctgtagaggaggaggaggaggaggaggacacagacagcctgcactccctcccccactccctccacgCCTCGCCCCCCTCAGCCACACGACGCTCCGCCTCGGAGCAGTCGGTGCTCTCTGCCTCCCAGGGAGACGCTCCTCTCAGCCGGAGTGACAGCTCAGGGACCGCTCAGAGCCAG CCGCATGGAGAAGCTCCAACCATCCCCCTCCTGCACCTGGAACCTGCCAGGGAACCTATCATAGAG GTCAGTCCGGTGACGCAGAGGAGGATGCGGGCCTCTTTGTCTGACCTGGATAATGAGGGGGACATTGAGAGCCTGTCTGTTCGGCAGCTCAAAGAGATTCTGGCCCGTAACTTTGTCAACTACTCTGGCTGCTGTGAGAAGTGGGAGCTGATCGAGCGGGTACATCGGCTCTACAGGGAGAACGAGCAGAACAGGAAGTCCA TGGAAAATGTCagtaacatcaacagcatgaccGCAG TGGTGGCATATCCTCCACCTATATGCAATGGTGCAGTGGGAG ATAGTATGAAGGCTCAGCTGGCCTCTGATGATCACCTGTGTCGCATCTGCATGGACGCTGTGATCGACTGTGTGCTGCTGGAGTGCGGCCACATGGTCACCTGTACCAAATGTGGGATGAGGATGAGCGAGTGCCCCATCTGCAGGCAGTACGTGGTGCGGGCCGTGCACGTCTTCAAGTCTTAA
- the LOC139409985 gene encoding E3 ubiquitin-protein ligase RNF34-like isoform X2 has product MYKAGASSMWASCCGLLNEVMGTGTVRGQQPGFGAGAGPFRFAPSAGYSTYPPTSAGSVGQLCKACGLAFSVFRRKHICSDCKKSFCALCSVLQENLRCCTTCHLLRGTAFQRPQLMALRVKDLRQYLLLRNIPTDTCREKEDLVDLVLCHLEAGENTSTQGAVEEEEEEEDTDSLHSLPHSLHASPPSATRRSASEQSVLSASQGDAPLSRSDSSGTAQSQPHGEAPTIPLLHLEPAREPIIEVSPVTQRRMRASLSDLDNEGDIESLSVRQLKEILARNFVNYSGCCEKWELIERVHRLYRENEQNRKSMENVSNINSMTADSMKAQLASDDHLCRICMDAVIDCVLLECGHMVTCTKCGMRMSECPICRQYVVRAVHVFKS; this is encoded by the exons GCAGGGGCATCGTCCATGTGGGCATCATGCTGCGGGCTGCTGAACGAGGTGATGGGCACCGGGACGGTGCGCGGGCAGCAGCCAGGGTTCGGGGCCGGGGCGGGACCCTTCCGCTTTGCCCCCAGCGCCGGGTACTCCACCTACCCCCCCACCAGCGCAGGGAGTGTAGGTCAGCTCTGCAAGGCCTGTGGGCTGGCCTTCTCTGTCTTCAGGCGCAAG caCATTTGCTCGGACTGTAAGAAGAGTTTCTGTGCCCTGTGCTCGGTGCTGCAGGAGAACCTCCGCTGCTGCACCACCTGTCACCTCCTGCGTGGCACAGCCTTCCAGAGACCACAGCTCATGGCGCTGCGCGTTAAAGACCTGCGCCAGTACCTGCTGCTGCGCAACATCCCCACAGACACCTGCAGGGAGAAGGAGGACCTGGTGGACCTGGTGCTCTGCCACCTGGAAGCAGGGGAAAACACCTCCACACAAGGagctgtagaggaggaggaggaggaggaggacacagacagcctgcactccctcccccactccctccacgCCTCGCCCCCCTCAGCCACACGACGCTCCGCCTCGGAGCAGTCGGTGCTCTCTGCCTCCCAGGGAGACGCTCCTCTCAGCCGGAGTGACAGCTCAGGGACCGCTCAGAGCCAG CCGCATGGAGAAGCTCCAACCATCCCCCTCCTGCACCTGGAACCTGCCAGGGAACCTATCATAGAG GTCAGTCCGGTGACGCAGAGGAGGATGCGGGCCTCTTTGTCTGACCTGGATAATGAGGGGGACATTGAGAGCCTGTCTGTTCGGCAGCTCAAAGAGATTCTGGCCCGTAACTTTGTCAACTACTCTGGCTGCTGTGAGAAGTGGGAGCTGATCGAGCGGGTACATCGGCTCTACAGGGAGAACGAGCAGAACAGGAAGTCCA TGGAAAATGTCagtaacatcaacagcatgaccGCAG ATAGTATGAAGGCTCAGCTGGCCTCTGATGATCACCTGTGTCGCATCTGCATGGACGCTGTGATCGACTGTGTGCTGCTGGAGTGCGGCCACATGGTCACCTGTACCAAATGTGGGATGAGGATGAGCGAGTGCCCCATCTGCAGGCAGTACGTGGTGCGGGCCGTGCACGTCTTCAAGTCTTAA